Proteins co-encoded in one Centropristis striata isolate RG_2023a ecotype Rhode Island chromosome 24, C.striata_1.0, whole genome shotgun sequence genomic window:
- the LOC131962576 gene encoding endogenous retrovirus group K member 18 Pol protein, whose product MPDGTALPCSVEHTNSQYLLSPVNEQYADIYWGLLDPETPEKRGILTAYHNWKPWISLFEPYASPPDPPHVTLFYDRLQTDWYQQNFQDQVEGHNWTISTQNIYVAPEGVAAAVALTSEQAPWYRMSDEAAPHVSLALHPKHQAKELGSIVKRALLQTDWAPTALPQVHYSVQAQTYRIQVSGEDKAILEHTQISRHHGRERTDHAEAAALIDGLPEHLWAQTPTGVGKVQYKPVTFQVQEGSPLWIRQYPHKVQEEEGIRDTIEGLLQKGVLEPSTSAWNTPILPVEKKGTGKYRMAHDLRAINDILRTPTVPVPNPYVALTTLDPSHEWFSCIDLANAFFCLPLAEECRDIFSFTFDGCQMRYTRLPQGFALSPGIFNQVLKDLLSDCPLPEQVILVQYVDDLLVAAPTAALCLEATGTLLRHLARTGFKVSKAKLQVARKQVSFLGRQISQKGAGLSPQHKSMILQHSKPLKVKDMSFLGLTGYSRTYIANYTGLTRPLRDLVKEKGMRNLSAVLDWTQEAEEAFITLKQALSAATDLAIPDYSLPFCLDVSGTELCTNGVLFQRKGGERVILMYVSVMLDNMEKRHPQCTQHAAGIAKLIQKTAHIVMGHQLHILTTHSVVAYVNSQTFTLTALRQRRLSKTLEAPNLTFTHEGINMADQLGTGEPHECAERVYREEKVRPDLQADPVAGARDLYTDGCCFRHEQEGLKAAYSVVEEIQGQLITRQAKRLEGQQSAQRAEVVGVIAALKMGKGQEVNIYTDSAYAAGAVHVELKQWLRAGFLTATNKPIKHEAEMKELAEALLLPHKVAVIKCKGHDKGNTHTKRGNDAADKAAKDAAGYEVKAILMSSEIEEDVDMTKLIKEQAAASPQEKTLWKARGTTEVQGLWRGPYGQPILPPGVRQTALAEAHGVGHVGVAQMMKNLEHWWHPFLKDMAKHWVESCEWCIKYNARPTVKPHPGRYPLEAKAGKEIIIDYTDMITPVRGYRYILMCVDAYTGWPEAWPTKKEDGKSVIKFLINHYIPRYGFPEKIRSDNGTHFKNQDLQQVEAMLGLKHNFGTVYHPQSQGKVERMNQTVKNKLAKICAQTKMNWLDALPLALMSIRSSVNQSTRFTPHELQTGRAFPGLQSKLPGTGHTTDQQLTHKEYFNELQSLVTAFAKQVVSIRGTGQGAPTPEAEWVLLRVIKRKWSEPRWTGPFQVTERTSHAVRLKGKGDTWFHWSQCAAAEEPQRSLAATHQALKDSCTVPAGTEEKSTNQQGAE is encoded by the coding sequence ATGCCTGATGGAACTGCTTTACCCTGTTCTGTGGAACACACCAACAGCCAGTATCTCCTATCTCCAGTAAATGAACAATATGCGGACATTTATTGGGGCCTACTGGACCCAGAAACACCTGAAAAACGCGGTATCCTTACGGCTTACCACAACTGGAAGCCCTGGATTTCCCTCTTTGAGCCCTACGCCTCCCCTCCCGATCCCCCTCATGTCACCCTGTTCTATGATAGGCTGCAGACTGATTGGTATCAACAAAATTTTCAGGATCAGGTTGAAGGTCACAATTGGACAATTAGCACCCAAAACATTTATGTGGCACCGGAAGGTGTGGCGGCAGCTGTTGCCTTGACCTCTGAGCAGGCTCCCTGGTACAGGATGTCAGATGAGGCGGCACCCCATGTTTCACTAGCTCTACACCCTAAACATCAGGCAAAAGAACTAGGCAGTATTGTTAAGAGGGCTCTCTTACAAACTGATTGGGCGCCCACAGCACTCCCACAGGTTCACTATTCTGTGCAGGCACAAACATATCGCATACAGGTGTCAGGTGAAGACAAGGCCATACtagaacacacacagatttcTAGACATCATGGGCGGGAACGCACAGACCACGCAGAGGCGGCAGCTCTAATTGACGGCCTCCCTGAACATTTATGGGCACAAACTCCAACTGGTGTAGGAAAGGTTCAGTACAAACCAGTTACATTCCAGGTGCAGGAGGGCTCTCCTCTCTGGATCAGACAGTACCCACACAAAGTTCAGGAGGAAGAAGGAATCAGGGACACTATTGAGGGTCTTTTACAAAAGGGGGTGTTGGAACCTTCAACATCTGCGTGGAATACTCCTATTTTACCTGTGGAAAAGAAAGGTACCGGTAAATACCGCATGGCACATGATTTAAGAGCAATCAATGACATCCTCCGCACCCCCACCGTCCCAGTTCCTAATCCATATGTGGCACTGACGACCTTAGATCCCTCACATGAATGGTTCTCATGTATAGACTTGGCTAATGcatttttctgtctccctctAGCAGAGGAATGTCGAGACATTTTTTCATTCACATTTGACGGCTGTCAGATGCGATATACCAGACTACCACAAGGGTTCGCCCTTTCACCTGGTATTTTTAATCAGGTTTTGAAGGACCTTCTCAGTGACTGCCCGCTACCAGAACAGGTGATTCTAGTTCAGTATGTGGATGACTTACTTGTTGCAGCCCCTACAGCAGCATTGTGTTTAGAGGCAACAGGTACTCTTCTAAGACATCTGGCTAGAACTGGATTCAAGGTCAGCAAAGCAAAGCTACAGGTAGCCAGGAAACAGGTTTCGTTTTTAGGCAGACAAATTTCACAGAAAGGAGCAGGGCTCTCTCCACAACACAAATCAATGATCCTACAACATTCCAAACCACTGAAAGTGAAAGACATGTCTTTCCTGGGCTTGACAGGCTATAGTAGGacttacatagctaactacacTGGACTGACTAGACCCTTGCGTGACCTAGTCAAAGAAAAAGGTATGCGCAACCTCTCAGCAGTATTGGACTGGACTCAGGAAGCAGAAGAGGCGTTTATCACACTTAAACAGGCTCTCTCTGCGGCAACTGACCTAGCTATACCTGACTATAGCTTACCATTTTGTTTGGATGTCTCTGGAACAGAACTATGCACTAATGGCGTCCTGTTCCAGAGAAAAGGGGGTGAGAGGGTAATACTAATGTACGTTAGTGTTATGCTAGACAACATGGAGAAACGACATCCTCAATGTACACAACATGCAGCAGGAATAGCAAAGCTCATTCAAAAAACTGCACACATTGTCATGGGCCATCAACTACACATTCTGACCACACACAGTGTTGTAGCCTATGTAAACTCACAGACGTTCACACTGACTGCACTAAGACAGAGACGACTGAGCAAAACCCTCGAGGCACCAAATCTGACTTTCACACATGAAGGCATAAACATGGCAGATCAGTTGGGAACAGGGGAACCACACGAGTGTGCAGAGAGGGTTTATAGAGAAGAAAAAGTCAGACCAGACTTACAGGCAGACCCAGTAGCAGGAGCCAGAGATCTGTACACAGACGGATGCTGCTTCAGGCATGAACAGGAAGGGCTGAAAGCAGCATACTCGGTAGTAGAAGAAATACAGGGACAATTGATCACTAGGCAGGCCAAGAGGTTAGAGGGACAGCAGTCTGCACAGAGAGCGGAAGTCGTGGGAGTAATAGCAGCACTCAAAATGGGAAAAGGTCAGGAGGTAAACATTTACACTGACTCAGCGTATGCAGCAGGAGCTGTGCACGTGGAACTGAAACAATGGTTAAGGGCAGGGTTTCTAACAGccacaaacaaaccaataaaacaTGAAGCGGAAATGAAAGAACTAGCAGAAGCACTACTACTTCCCCACAAAGTAGCTGTTATTAAATGCAAAGGTCATGACAAGggtaacacacacacgaaaCGAGGAAATGATGCAGCAGACAAAGCAGCTAAGGATGCAGCAGGATATGAGGTAAAAGCTATTCTCATGTCCTCAGAAATAGAAGAAGATGTAGACatgactaaattaataaaagaaCAGGCAGCAGCATCTCCACAGGAAAAAACCTTATGGAAAGCTAGAGGAACAACTGAAGTACAGGGCTTATGGAGAGGGCCTTATGGCCAACCCATATTGCCCCCAGGTGTCAGACAGACAGCCTTGGCGGAGGCGCATGGAGTGGGACATGTGGGGGTAGCTCAAATGATGAAAAATCTGGAGCACTGGTGGCATCCTTTCCTAAAAGACATGGCCAAACATTGGGTGGAGTCATGTGAATGGTGTATAAAATACAATGCCAGACCAACAGTGAAACCACACCCTGGGCGCTATCCCCTGGAGGCAAAAGCAGGGAAAGAGATTATCATTGACTATACCGATATGATCACACCAGTTAGGGGGTACAGATACATACTGATGTGTGTAGACGCGTACACAGGGTGGCCAGAGGCATGGCCTACAAAGAAGGAGGATGGGAAATCAGTGATAAAATTCCTGATTAACCATTACATCCCCAGGTATGGGTTTCCAGAAAAAATCAGATCAGACAATGGAACTCATTTTAAAAACCAGGACCTACAGCAGGTAGAGGCCATGCTAGGGTTAAAACACAACTTTGGTACTGTTTATCATCCTCAATCACAGGGAAAGGTTGAAAGAATGAATcaaacagtgaaaaacaaattggCTAAAATCTGTGCACAGACCAAAATGAATTGGCTAGATGCGTTACCATTAGCCTTAATGTCCATCAGGAGCtctgtcaatcaatcaacacGGTTCACACCTCATGAGCTCCAGACAGGGAGAGCATTTCCGGGTCTTCAGTCTAAATTGCCAGGGACAGGACACACCACTGACCAACAATTGACACACAAagaatattttaatgaacttcaAAGTCTTGTTACAGCCTTTGCCAAACAAGTGGTGAGTATCAGAGGCACAGGTCAAGGAGCGCCAACTCCAGAGGCAGAGTGGGTGCTGCTGAGGGTCATCAAAAGAAAGTGGTCAGAGCCAAGGTGGACCGGACCATTTCAGGTGACCGAGAGGACGTCACACGCAGTCCGCCTCAAAGGAAAGGGTGATACCTGGTTCCACTGGAGCCAGTGTGCCGCAGCAGAAGAACCCCAGCGCTCCCTAGCAGCAACTCACCAGGCGCTGAAAGATTCGTGCACTGTACCGGCTGGTACAGAGGAAAAGTCCACCAACCAACAAGGGGCAGAATAA